The following nucleotide sequence is from Anopheles stephensi strain Indian chromosome 3, UCI_ANSTEP_V1.0, whole genome shotgun sequence.
caCACCATTAGACGCTTCTGCAAACGGAAACGAAGATGACCGAACGTTACGTGTACTGCAATGGGCGAGCGAACGAGGCAGCATCGGCGCTAGGCGGCAACAAACAACTTTCGGCCGAGAACGGTAAGTCCTGGACAGTTCCAGGAACAGTACAAAACGGAAAGTGATTTCCTTACAACAGGGCACCTCGGGAAAAAGGTGTCGCAAAGTGTGCAGAAACCCGCTAAAACAAGTCGACCGTGTCTCGTGTTTGCGTTTTCAGCGATGAAACCGCAAAGTGTAACCAATCGTCACATGAACTGGCTGATACACGGTTTGTATACCAGGAAGCACTTTGAGCAGTGCAAAAAGTTGATTGACCGTCAGCTGGCCATCTGCTACGACAAGCAGTACCTTTACTACATGAAGGGACTTATCCTGCGGGAGGAAAACAGCCCAACCGAAGCCGTACACTGCTTCCAGCAGGCCATCGCACTGAACGGGAAGGAACCGGAAAACTATAAGGAACTTGCCAAAACGCTGTGAGTTTCGATCGGCACAAAATGGTACTATTGCGCGTAACGATTTGCATGGATGCCTTGTACCGTACGGCACGTGCGAgggttttactttattttattttgctttcattGTCAATCAAAGATATTCGATGGGAAAGTTCCGGAACGCGTTGGAAGTATTTCTGAAAGCGGAAACTTTACTGGAACGACCCGACCACGAGATATATCATCATATCGGTGAGCTGTACTACAAAAACTTTGGCCAACCGAAGGCCGGAGTTGGGGAGGCCAAAGAGTACCTGAAGCAAGCCATCACGTGCGGTAAGCACGTAGAGAGCTACAAGATTTTGGCCGAAATATACATCGAGGAAGGAGACAGCATCAAAGCGATCGAAATGATTGAAAACTGTTTGCAGTAAGTGGCCGTGTTTTTAAATAGCTTCGCATGAGATGTGTTGCCCTTTACTCTGTCTTTTTTCCGATACAGAATAACGCAGGACGATGTATCGCTAATGACGCAGATCGGTATACTGTATTTGAAAATTAACGAATATCAGCGAGCGTTTGAAAAGCTGCTCGATGCCACGGCCACGGACTCGAAGCACACGAATGCTCTGCTAGCGCTGGGATCGATATTGCAAGTACgtgaaataatattttacaacTATTTATCTAAATGTTCCTTGGTGAAAGTAGGTACGTTATATTGAACGGATAGTGCTCTTATCTACCTTTGACACCGATTTGTGATTCTAATTTAATACAAATAACAATTATTTCGTTAGTTACCCACCTACGAGACTTCAGCTCTTTACAGGTTGCATTATACATTTTACCAGATCATGTAACAAGCCAGACTAGTGAATGTGGTTCTTTTAACTAGAATTTGTATTTTGTTCGCTATACAATTCTTGGAAGGCTTTTCTGTATTTTCCTTCTCCTATCCTATTTAAatgcaccttatcccgggtcgGCTCGGTTGGTGATATTATTCCGATTGTGCTTCGAACCTTGGTTGTGGCGATGATCTGTGTTGTCCATTCGCAGCCGCCGGTGAAATGCGTGGATACGAGAGCCGCAGAAACTTTGGAGAGTCACCAAACCTCCCACCGCCAACGAGACCTGACGGGACCAGCATCAGACCACCAACTCGATTTTGTGTTAACCATTATTGCAGAGAAGCCACGAGCCGACCACTGTGTTGTTGATTGgcttaaacaaaaacagaagacAAACTCAGAAACGAGCAATTATTAAACATAGAAAACGATTAATAAGTAACAGAAAACAACTAAACTAAGCAACGATAGTGCACATCGtctaaaagagagagaagggCAATATGGGGTGATGTCCGATATCTTTGGCGATAGAATTCGCTTGTATTGGTAGTCTTTCTGATGAAGGATGACACGCATAGG
It contains:
- the LOC118509816 gene encoding Bardet-Biedl syndrome 4 protein homolog; translated protein: MTERYVYCNGRANEAASALGGNKQLSAENAMKPQSVTNRHMNWLIHGLYTRKHFEQCKKLIDRQLAICYDKQYLYYMKGLILREENSPTEAVHCFQQAIALNGKEPENYKELAKTLYSMGKFRNALEVFLKAETLLERPDHEIYHHIGELYYKNFGQPKAGVGEAKEYLKQAITCGKHVESYKILAEIYIEEGDSIKAIEMIENCLQITQDDVSLMTQIGILYLKINEYQRAFEKLLDATATDSKHTNALLALGSILQSKNDIDGALNKYKRIPNLPEESSEVWSNIGLCFFKKQKFIAAISCLKKAVWVSPLNFNALYNLGLVFVTAQQYVSAFQTLAAAISLRPEHAECYMLLGTCLRHLNDPGNAYLSLEKSTMLPDAVKNPLIYLNFALYCYEVGKSDQSVLYLSNFLEMTQHITVHREYLKMADRLNGALAVVAGGQIHTAPVPEPGHTGGLDRPHTDRTQEETVVNMTGDATVPVRPEDTIEDEAGDGSDGDLP